Proteins co-encoded in one Aspergillus flavus chromosome 2, complete sequence genomic window:
- a CDS encoding meiosis specific protein yields MARIKFTTAPTSAVQVQSARVLHEKKSATSTRKKTQAEVENPAKSAVSEGLFLKQQQSLEMVQIMLHVSFGTLFYLREFLPLPCFDDRDLKEAQRERRYSYREFLDSKSRHDTNGGDPDIAFGNGKRGQPLKVMIRGTDPKADMILDVLENGIFDALRKNILEAIQLTILVDKDAPQNVLESYTFSFKYAGGSGNVDSCLESLSIDPVDYVADMRSAQSARVGLETIVRRLITLSTFLPTLPNKRNLGVNLFYTENCPSDYEPPGFTTANNDTIKYPLNENWRKETQSCGTMNSGWHTVGLRVTSLKWTGPDPEGSEVLPTVPSDIEYTDEVPRADDIGFVDEPSNLRRTEAGNDHLALDQSLTYRDDSSFQEATRDIADRQKLQNMMQTKGSSYSDSDLIPTQPINPDVAIEDNYNSTLQLDSRWSLPEERIAKIREHLRLQKPTFNLPHSETQSQGLVRCQCGWNGEETEMLNCAFCCTRQHFLCYGFEGPNDPKVPDVHACYKCLLGPSDTQLLQEMNSLVLLRKALKVILNEGFPNKISEFTQKLHCNGQTIIQITDILKKKGFVQPTPGYKLKGFARRGLPKYSIPQSENIRQRLKKEIFHPMVKIEHLYVLKNPNEPDNLDPTSTSQELGPIDVPTVQAGNMPFDGLRPSGHETQNSSGGLQDLPIKSRDNKRKSLSDNDKNESYESDDLDKNDRAAEEQLHNSFLTEESMNSKARGSSQRTSSSQGPRRSGRKRRKISNYSKLIDVGAETSDHESV; encoded by the exons ATGGCTCGTATCAAGTTTACTACTGCGCCTACATCGGCTGTTCAAGTACAGTCCGCCCGAGTTCTtcacgagaagaagagcgcgaCTTCTACCCGGAAGAAGACACAGGCTGAGGTTGAGAATCCGGCCAAGTCTGCTGTGTCTGAGGGCTTGTTCCTGAAGCAGCAACAAAGTTTAGAGATGGTACAAATAATGCTACATGTATCG TTTGGGACATTATTTTATCTTCG GGAGTTCTTACCGCTTCCCTGCTTCGACGATCGAGACCTGAAAGAGGCTCAACGAGAACGCAGATATTCATACCGAGAATTCCTCGACTCTAAATCACGCCATGACACTAATGGAGGCGACCCAGATATCGCTTTCGGTAATGGGAAGAGAGGCCAGCCACTCAAGGTGATGATACGCGGCACCGATCCCAAGGCAGACATGATACTTGATGTTCTG GAGAACGGCATCTTCGACGCTCTGCGCAAAAATATACTTGAAGCTATTCAATTGACTATCCTTGTCGACAAGGATGCGCCGCAAAATGTCTTAGAGTCGTATACATTCTCTTTCAAATATGCGGGGGGATCAGGAAATGTGGACAGTTGCCTAGAGAGCTTGTCGATAGACCCTGTGGATTACGTGGCTGACATGAGATCGGCACAATCAGCCAGGGTAGGGCTGGAAACAATAGTCAGACGTTTGATAACACTCAGCACATTTCTGCCTACTCTGCCTA ATAAACGCAATCTGGGAGTCAACTTGTTTTACACGGAAAACTGCCCTTCTGATTATGAGCCTCCTGGCTTTACTACGGCAAATAACGACACGATAAAGTATCCGCTTAATGAGAACTGGAGAAAGGAGACTCAGTCATGTGGGACGATGAACAGCGGATGGCATAC TGTGGGACTTAGGGTAACATCTCTCAAATGGACAGGGCCAGACCCTGAGGGATCGGAAGTACTACCCACGGTACCTTCAGATATTGAATACACAGATGAGGTTCCAAGGGCAGACGATATTGGTTTTGTCGATGAGCCTAGTAATTTGCGTCGTACAGAAGCAGGAAATGATCATTTGGCTTTGGACCAGTCACTAACGTACCGTGACGATAGTAGCTTTCAAGAAGCAACTCGAGATATTGCTGATAGGCAAAAGCTACAGAATATGATGCAA ACCAAGGGATCTTCTTACTCTGATAGTGACCTCATACCGACACAGCCAATCAACCCTGATGTTGCAATTGAAGACAATTACAATTCTACATTACAATTGGACTCAAGGTGGTCTCTTCCAGAGGAGCGAATTGCAAAAATTAGAGAACACCTACGTTTGCAAAAACCGACATTCAATTTACCTCATTCTGAGACCCAATCTCAGGGCCTGGTCAGATGTCAGTGTGGGTGGAACggggaagaaacagagatg TTAAATTGTGCCTTCTGTTGCACGCGTCAGCACTTCTTGTGCTATGGGTTTGAAGGCCCGAATGACCCCAAAGTTCCTGACGTTCATGCTTGTTACAAGTGCTTACTGGGGCCAAGCGATACCCAGTTGCTCCAGGAAATGAACAGCCTCGTACTTCTGAGAAAAGCTCTCAAAGTCATTCTCAACGAGGGATTTCCAAATAAGATCTCAGAATTTACACAAAAGCTCC ACTGTAACGGACAAACGATTATCCAAATAACCGacatcttgaagaagaaggggtTCGTTCAACCCACACCAGGCTATAAACTCAAAGGATTTGCCCGACGGGGTTTGCCAAAGTATAGCATTCCACAATCAGAGAATATCCGTCAAAGGTtaaagaaggaaatattTCACCCCATGGTGAAAATTGAACACCTT TACGTCCTGAAGAATCCGAATGAACCGGATAACTTAGATCCAACTTCAACCAGTCAAGAGCTTGGCCCCATTGATGTTCCTACTGTTCAAGCTGGGAATATGCCATTCGATGGGCTCAGACCGAGCGGTCATGAGACACAGAACTCCAGCGGAGGCCTGCAGGATCTGCCTATAAAGAGCCGGGATAACAAGAGAAAGTCGTTATCGGACAATGATAAAAACGAGAGCTATGAATCCGATGACCTTGATAAGAATGACCGGGCTGCAGAGGAGCAACTACATAACAGCTTCCTGACTGAGGAGAGCATGAACTCAAAGGCCAGGGGATCAAGCCAGCGGACATCAAGTAGTCAGGGACCTCGACGTAGCGGCAGGAAAAGGCGTAAGATAAGCAACTACTCCAAGCTTATCGATGTTGGGGCCGAGACGAGCGATCATGAGAGCGTCTAG
- a CDS encoding putative UDP-galactose transporter, which produces MGESAQRPSSGPGPVGKNFSWILLTAQYTTFVLLLHYSRVMPSTNGKRYLTSTAVFFNEVVKLAISLTIALYEVSKTAPPSVPATSLFFSLTSAVFSGDSWKLAIPACLYTLANSLQYVALSNLQAAPFQVTYQLKLIATAIFSVILLNRSISLRRWGLLLLLLVGVGLVQMPISSSGDISLQEEAAAHHAFPRSLEEWKAAKLDRPNLHKRSATYEGIEEDMMTAFPRMNAVVGLLATLGACVASSLASVYFEKVLKDSAKSTSLWVRNVQLAVYSIFPALFIGVVFLDGEKIAANGFFGGYNWAVWSTVVTQAIGGIATSFCIGHAYRDAKNVATATSIFLTTLGSIWLFEFELTGNFILGTFAVLVATYLCEDPNSASSTGKRQGLRPPPIRIDQYEKESKSDDVSPASPPPNEFSIKLPGTPFLSDAGLSTSRPTSPGHARINAARTASGGYFDKQLRDQ; this is translated from the exons ATGGGAGAAAGCGCACAACGCCCGTCTTCGGGGCCAGGCCCAGTTGGGAAGAACTTTTCATGGATTCTG TTAACGGCACAGTACACTACGTTTGTGCTG TTACTACACTACTCACGGGTAATGCCGTCAACTAATGGCAAGCGATATCTCACGTCTACCGCGGTCTTTTTCAACGAGGTTGTGAAACTTGCCATCTCTCTTACCATAGCATTATACGAAGTTTCCAAAACGGCGCCCCCATCAGTTCCTGcaacttctcttttcttctccctcacGTCTGCCGTTTTCTCCGGTGACAGTTGGAAGCTCGCAATCCCCGCCTGCCTCTATACACTTGCAAACTCGTTACAATACGTCGCTCTTTCGAATTTACAGGCGGCACCCTTCCAAGTAACATATCAGTTGAAACTCATTGCGACTGCCATTTTTAGCGTGATTTTGCTGAACAGGAGCATCTCACTGCGCAGGTGGGGGTTGCTGTTGCTCCTGCTGGTGGGGGTTGGGCTTGTGCAGATGCCCATTAGCAGTTCTGGGGATATTTCTCTCCAAGAGGAGGCGGCCGCCCATCATGCTTTTCCTCGGTCGCTGGAAGAATGGAAGGCCGCCAAATTGGATCGGCCAAATCTCCATAAACGTTCGGCAACGTATGAGGGCATTGAAGAGGATATGATGACCGCCTTTCCGCGAATGAATGCAGTTGTTGGTCTCTTAGCGACTCTGGGTGCGTGCGTCGCATCTAGCCTTGCCAGTGTATATTTCGAAAAGGTACTGAAGGATAGTGCAAAGTCGACCTCGCTTTGGGTCCGCAACGTTCAACTGGCCGTATACTCTATCTTCCCCGCGCTTTTCATTGGTGTtgtcttcttggatggcGAGAAGATTGCTGCCAACGGGTTCTTCGGAGGGTATAATTGGGCCGTCTGGTCTACCGTGGTTACTCAAGCAATCGGGGGAATTGCAACATCTTTCTGTATAGGCCATGCATACCGAGATGCGAAGAATGTTGCTACTGCCACCAGCATTTTTCTCACTACGTTAGGGAGTATCTGGCTATTTGAGTTTGAGCTCACTGGTAAT TTTATTCTCGGAACGTTTGCAGTGCTTGTGGCTACGTATCTTTGCGAAGACCCGAATTCGGCTTCCAGCACCGGCAAGCGCCAGGGACTTCGCCCGCCACCGATTCGCATCGACCAGTATGAGAAAGAATCCAAAAGCGACGATGTTTCGCCCGCGTCCCCTCCACCGAACGAGTTTTCGATTAAACTCCCCGGAACGCCGTTCCTGTCTGATGCCGGCCTGTCGACCTCTAGGCCTACGTCACCAGGCCATGCTAGGATTAATGCAGCCCGGACCGCCAGCGGTGGTTATTTCGATAAGCAGCTACGAGACCAGTGA
- a CDS encoding WD40-repeat-containing domain protein codes for MDDQDNNSGLDNVPNTGSVGQFSFAPATRTTVVTTTTTTTTTFPPLFIKPPRATRELDPKLYPLASSPTPSSLRNIKFEIGGHSVVFNEPDDTTSAVNELREKDDALRASNGLVRSVTSICSDDTQLPRRFAPPKGSSQPSSQQSSSKQRRALAAPETRHGYLRPYPARVPSEQSIRSTRSHGPTSTHPVVAGLATPETESNNYSAGESVLPRRRIHGVNASRRETLLRSPLSSGVESQEGSKAPSTRKDQLESTVVPERSRRLARPEGDPSRLAIPQEIETDGGPEDESGTSTSQDTGYETSQEAPQQSSLGSTSQFTAVGGVTVQDMCLPSPSLSPVAAMNAMNVDSSFDSAEDPEADTDSSFDNNDHRIVSSLRAEDPRTTAPHRSRPNILPASSDTLRPTSLMDIPSVLDFFDSVPEGLKTYLMYQLLRRCPKPTLHFVADVVNPALKCDFLALLPLELSLNIVKYFDAQTMCRAAQVSKKWRHIINSDEKSWKELFDRDGYVLPEGELERAIREGWGWQFPNGGEDYEKDLSVSSPVIKPDPESGSPSMQPLPGPSDRPSSAHRRPKRKACTRVSSRKLAKRKISSSGTDHSESSDWRKSVTAAEGPYGAANAAAAAVPYPDIGLPSLRGLHLYKSLYQRHHSIHNGWMKPSVKPRHIAFRAHDRHVVTCLQFDTDKVLTGSDDTNINVYDTRTGALRATLEGHEGGVWALEYYGNTLVSGSTDRSVRVWDIERARCTQIFHGHTSTVRCLQIVLPVEVGKKADGTPEMMPKEPLIITGSRDSNLRIWKLPKPGDPVYYQNGPHVDDTDCPYFVRALIGHQHSVRTIAAHGDTLVSGSYDCTVRVWKISTGEALHRLQGHSLKVYSVVLDHKRNRCISGSMDNMVKVWSLETGSILYNLEGHSSLVGLLDLKCDRLVSAAADSTLRIWDPETGQCKNMLSAHTGAITCFQHDGQKVISGSDRTLKMWDVRTGECVRDLLTDLSGVWQVKFNDRKCVAAVQRDSLTYIEVLDFGASRDGVPEDQLGRRIVVNRWGQEVSDADEDYDLSDA; via the exons ATGGACGATCAAGACAATAACAGTGGGCTTGATAATGTGCCAAACACCGGCTCTGTCGGTCAATTTTCATTTGCCCCCGCTACTCGAACTACCGTTGTGACCACAACGACTACTACGACTACGACTTTCCCTCCGTTATTTATAAAGCCACCCCGCGCAACGCGAGAACTTGACCCTAAGCTATATCCTCTAGCATCATCTCCCACTCCTTCGTCGCTGAGAAATATCAAATTTGAGATCGGGGGTCATTCCGTCGTGTTCAATGAACCAGATGATACTACAAGCGCCGTCAATGAG TTGAGGGAAAAGGATGATGCGTTGAGAGCCTCCAACGGCCTAGTTCGATCTGTGACTTCAATATGTTCTGATGATACTCAACTTCCCCGTCGATTTGCCCCCCCTAAAGGGTCTAGTCAACCATCCAGTCAGCAGTCGAGCTCAAAGCAACGTCGTGCGTTAGCAGCCCCAGAAACTCGCCACGGTTATTTGCGACCGTATCCTGCCAGAGTTCCATCAGAACAATCGATTCGCTCAACCCGTTCACATGGCCCTACATCCACACATCCTGTGGTGGCTGGTTTGGCGACTCCTGAAACGGAAAGCAACAATTATAGTGCTGGCGAAAGCGTACTACCTAGGAGGAGAATCCACGGTGTGAATGCCTCTCGCAGGGAAACGCTGCTACGCTCACCTTTGTCTTCCGGAGTCGAATCCCAGGAGGGCTCCAAAGCTCCCAGTACCAGAAAAGATCAACTTGAATCGACTGTTGTCCCCGAAAGGAGCAGACGTTTGGCTCGTCCAGAGGGCGATCCAAGCAGGCTAGCCATTCCGCAAGAAATAGAGACAGACGGCGGGCCGGAAGACGAATCGGGAACCTCCACGAGCCAAGATACTGGATATGAAACGTCTCAGGAAGCTCCCCAGCAAAGTTCTCTGGGTTCAACATCACAATTCACAGCCGTTGGTGGTGTGACTGTTCAGGACATGTGCCTACCAAGCCCTAGCTTGTCTCCCGTTGCTGCGATGAATGCAATGAATGTCGACTCTTCCTTTGATTCGGCTGAGGACCCCGAAGCCGATACGGATTCCAGCTTTGACAACAACGATCATCGCATTGTGAGCTCTCTACGTGCAGAAGACCCTAGGACCACTGCCCCGCACCGTTCCAGGCCTAACATCTTACCCGCGAGTTCTGATACACTACGGCCGACATCGTTAATGGATATCCCCAGTGTGTTGGACTTCTTTGACTCAGTTCCAGAAGGGCTGAAGACCTACCTTATGTACCAGTTGCTGAGGCGGTGTCCGAAGCCAACTTTGCATTTCGTTGCTGACGTTGTTAACCCCGCCTTAAAATGCGATTTCCTGGCTCTTTTGCCTCTTGAACTAAGCCTAAATATTGTGAAATACTTTGACGCTCAGACCATGTGCCGTGCTGCACAAGTTTCTAAGAAATGGAGGCATATTATCAATTCCGATGAAAAGAGTTGGAAGGAACTTTTCGATAGAGATGGATATGTTCTCCCAGAAGGAGAGCTGGAGCGTGCAATCAGGGAAGGGTGGGGATGGCAGTTTCCTAACGGGGGTGAAGATTACGAGAAGGACCTAAGCGTGTCGTCTCCTGTAATTAAACCTGATCCTGAGTCTGGTTCTCCTTCTATGCAACCACTGCCAGGGCCCAGTGATAGGCCTTCGTCTGCGCATCGCCGCccgaagagaaaagcatGCACACGTGTCTCAAGCCGTAAGCTTGCAAAACGAAAAATATCATCTAGCGGGACTGATCATTCCGAGTCCTCTGATTGGAGAAAGTCAGTCACCGCGGCAGAAGGGCCCTATGGTGCCGCAAACGCTGCAGCCGCAGCTGTTCCATATCCAGATATTGGCTTACCGTCCCTGCGAGGGTTGCATCTTTACAAATCTCTCTATCAGCGGCACCACTCGATTCATAATGGCTGGATGAAACCCAGTGTGAAACCACGTCACATCGCTTTTCGCGCTCATGACCGTCATGTTGTCACTTGTCTTCAGTTTGATACGGATAAGGTTTTGACTGGCAGTGACGATACAAATATCAATGTATACGACACTAGAACTGGGGCTCTGAGAGCGACACTTGAGGGACATGAGGGTGGTGTCTGGGCTCTCGAGTACTACGGTAATACTCTGGTGTCTGGTTCGACCGATAGATCAGTGAGAGTCTGGGATATCGAAAGGGCGAGGTGTACTCAGATTTTTCACGGTCATACGTCCACAGTACGATGTTTACAAATTGTTTTACCGGTAGAAGTGGGGAAAAAGGCAGACGGCACCCCTGAGATGATGCCAAAGGAGCCCTTGATCATCACTGGCTCACGAGACTCAAATCTTAGAATCTGGAAGCTCCCAAAACCGGGTGATCCTGTCTACTACCAAAACGGACCACATGTCGACGATACCGACTGCCCCTACTTTGTCCGCGCTCTTATAGGGCATCAGCACTCGGTCCGCACGATCGCTGCGCACGGCGATACCTTAGTTAGCGGAAGCTATGACTGCACGGTGAGAGTCTGGAAGATTTCCActggagaagctcttcaCCGACTCCAAGGCCATTCCTTGAAAGTGTACAGCGTGGTGCTAGACCACAAAAGAAACCGCTGTATTAGTGGCTCCATGGATAATATGGTGAAAGTGTGGTCCCTCGAAACCGGATCCATCCTGTACAACCTTGAGGGCCACTCTTCCCTGGTTGGACTGCTTGACCTGAAGTGTGATCGACTGGTCTCAGCAGCCGCAGATTCGACTCTGAGAATTTGGGATCCAGAAACAGGCCAATGTAAAAACATGCTGAGCGCTCATACAGGTGCGATCACATGTTTTC
- a CDS encoding DNA/RNA helicase MER3/SLH1, DEAD-box superfamily, which yields MPVSIRGIVLVSVHELPDKYGSLFHFPAFNAIQSKCFQSVYKGDDNIVLAAPTGSGKTVVMELAICRLLNNLKDERFKVIYQAPTKSLCSERFRDWNRKFHSLGLQCAELTGDTDYTQMRSVQNSQIIITTPEKWDSVTRKWKDHARLMQLVKLFLIDEVHILKESRGATLEAVVSRMKTIGSNVRFVALSATIPNSEDIATWLGKDATNQHVPAHREHFGEEFRPVRLQRFVYGYQSQGNDFAFDKMCSSKLPDILAMHSCRKPIMIFCCTRNSSVATAKELARLWSMSNPPARLWKGPSKSFEFNNIDLKTTSAAGVAFHHAGLNPGDRQTIENGFLQGQINIICCTSTLAVGVNLPCHLVIIKNTVGWLDGGCKEYSDLEIMQMLGRAGRPQFDKDAVAVILTRKERVDYYERLVSGSESLESCLHLNLIDHLNAEIGLGNVTSVESAIRWLAGTFLFVRLRRNPTHYQLREGAKREDEDEMLRQICEKDIRLLQESNLVTTESLRSTQFGDAMARYYVRFETMKTFLTLKRHATMSQILSVISQAEEFRDVRLKAGEKSLYKEINRETGIMFPVKVDIALPAHKTSLLIQSELGAVEFPNDEQFQKHKFAFQQDKGFVFSHVNRLIRCIIDCQISLQDSVATRNALELARSFGAKVWDRSPFQMKQIEQIGVVAVRKLAAAGITSLEALECAEPHQIDMILSKNPPFGLKLLGRLSEFPKLRVSVKMIRKEAKHGNPVRIHFKAEVAFMNEKCPTTFQRRPVHVCFLAETSNGLMIDFRRMSASKVQSSQEIPLHIEMNSPDQYITCYAMCDDIAGTLRSAELRPALPSSLFSFCSNKESDETNQKHMMNMSRRRSNTSLRAIPNKEYNPDSFDSDDSLFNDFLQDDKATNWATMEYIACPTSKNKPQEKTSKKSKKSKEAKDVNKAEEPTQLRNGRWSCNHKCKDKTMCKHLCCREGLEKPPKMNRKHSNGGADRSNRLNQLTLSASITKHNTQIGNPGKRRTRKDSMTDSESQEMLQKPSQEPNLGLSDTASKDLICPDVNTKDSSSDYGDDSFSDLPSPSDLLIGRTTRLTDRRAQTTSKETYLNKNVRTKDDWIYTDEPWLTLPSSLPNSLVQGKDATSTTAAETSRGSVLEPKACSSNGSQGAKNDNQATTETNEVEYIGRKRRRSLASGDKAHDKRVTKRHIDDQAAEACASLRQYHSTDTLSGYHQNPQPYEPADLPAIWDDIDSTLLDEFKDIVNFF from the exons ATGCCTGTATCAATTCGAGGAATCGTTCTTGTGTCTGTGCATGAGCTCCCTGACAAATATGGGTCACTCTTCCATTTTCCCGCCTTCAACGCGATTCAATCCAAATGCTTCCAGTCTGTTTACAAAGGGGACGACAACATTGTGCTTGCTGCTCCTACTGGAAGTGGCAAAACAGTTGTTATGGAGTTGGCAATATGTCGTTTACTTAATAATCTGAAAGACGAGAGGTTCAAAGTCATTTATCAAGCACCTACTAAGTCACTTTGCTCAGAAAGGTTCCGTGACTGGAACAGAAAGTTCCACTCATTAGGCCTTCAATGTGCTGAGTTGACCGGTGACACTGATTACACACAGATGAGGAGCGTCCAGAACAGCCAGATAATTATAACGACGCCGGAAAAATGGGATAGCGTGACGCGGAAATGGAAGGATCACGCACGTTTGATGCAGCTGGTGAAACTCTTCTTGATTGATGAAGTTCATATCCTCAAAGAGTCCCGCGGAGCAACATTAGAAGCTGTTGTATCACGCATGAAAACGATAGGGTCCAATGTACGATTTGTTGCACTAAGCGCTACCATCCCAAATTCTGAGGATATAGCCACATGGCTCGGTAAGGATGCGACGAACCAACATGTTCCAGCACACAGGGAGCATTTTGGAGAAGAGTTTCGTCCCGTTAGGCTGCAGAGGTTTGTGTACGGCTATCAGTCCCAGGGGAATGACTTTGCGTTCGATAAGATGTGCAGTTCGAA ACTTCCTGATATACTTGCGATGCATTCTTGCAGAAAACCCATTATGATCTTCTGCTGCACGAGGAACTCTTCTGTGGCTACGGCAAAGGAACTTGCTCGACTGTGGTCAATGTCCAACCCTCCAGCTCGGTTATGGAAAGGACCAAGCAAGTCATttgaatttaataatatagactTAAAGA CTACGAGTGCCGCAGGTGTCGCATTTCATCACGCTGGCCTCAATCCCGGAGACAGGCAGACAATCGAAAATGGCTTCTTACAAGGCCAGATTAACATAATATGCTGCACATCTACTCTCGCAGTTGGTGTGAACCTCCCATGTCATCTTGTGATTATTAAAAACACTGTCGGGTGGTTGGACGGCGGCTGTAAAGAATATTCGGATCTCGAGATTATGCAGATGCTTGGCCGTGCTGGGAGACCTCAGTTTGACAAAGACGCAGTCGCCGTTATCTTaacgagaaaagaacgaGTTGACTACTACGAACGGCTCGTCTCAGGCTCTGAAAGCCTTGAAAGCTGCTTACATTTGAACCTAATTGACCATCTGAACGCCGAGATTGGGCTAGGCAATGTCACAAGTGTTGAATCTGCTATAAGATGGCTTGCTGGCACCTTTTTATTCGTGAGACTCAGACGAAATCCAACACATTATCAGCTAAGAGAGGGCGCCAAGagggaagatgaggatgagatgCTTCGCCAGATCTGTGAGAAAGACATCAGGCTTCTCCAAGAGAGTAACTTAGTCACCACTGAGAGTCTTAGATCTACGCAATTTGGTGATGCAATGGCACGTTATTACGTGCGGTTCGagacgatgaagaccttcctcACATTAAAGCGTCACGCCACTATGTCTCAAATT CTCTCCGTGATCTCCCAAGCAGAAGAGTTCCGTGATGTTCGTCTCAAGGCAGGCGAGAAGTCGCTGTATAAAGAGATCAACCGTGAAACTGGCATAATGTTTCCGGTAAAAGTGGATATAGCACTTCCTGCTCATAAAACATCACTACTCATCCAGTCTGAGCTGGGTGCGGTGGAGTTTCCAAATGACGAACAGTTCCAAAAACACAAGTTTGCATTCCAGCAAGACAAAGGGTTTGTATTCTCACACGTCAATCGGCTTATTCGATGCATCATAGACTGCCAGATTTCTCTCCAGGATTCAGTTGCCACCAGAAACGCCTTGGAACTTGCAAGGAGTTTTGGAGCCAAAGTGTGGGATAGATCTCCATTTCAGATGAAGCAAATTGAACAGATCGGTGTCGTCGCGGTAAGAAAATTAGCAGCCGCTGGAATAACCAGTCTTGAAGCTCTGGAATGTGCAGAGCCTCATCAGATTGACATGATCTTGAGCAAGAACCCTCCCTTTGGGTTGAAACTTCTAGGGCGTCTTTCAGAGTTTCCTAAGTTACGCGTATCTGTCAAGATGATAAGAAAG GAGGCAAAACACGGTAACCCTGTGAGAATTCATTTCAAAGCCGAGGTCGCATTCATGAATGAAAAATGCCCAACAACTTTCCAGAGGCGTCCTGTACATGTCTGTTTTTTAGCAGAAACATCTAATGGTTTGATGATTGATTTCCGTCGTATGAG TGCCAGTAAGGTCCAAAGTAGCCAGGAGATACCGTTACATATAGAAATGAACAGCCCAGATCAGTACATTACGTGCTATGCTATGTGTGATGATATCG CCGGGACTCTGAGATCAGCAGAGTTGAGGCCTGCCCTCCCATCTTcgttgttttccttttgttcaaATAAGGAGTCAGACGAAACGAATCAGAAGCACATGATGAATATGTCACGCCGACGTAGCAACACTTCTTTGCGGGCCATACCCAATAAAGAATACAATCCAGATAGCTTCGACAGTGATGACTCGCTTTTCAATGACTTTCTGCAAGATG ACAAAGCCACAAACTGGGCAACTATGGAATATATAGCATGTCCGACGAGCAAGAATAAACCACAGGAAAAGAcgagcaagaagagcaagaagtCCAAGGAGGCGAAGGATGTAAACAAAGCGGAAGAGCCAACGCAGCTTAGAAATGGTAGATGGAGCTGCAACCATAAGTGTAAGGACAAAACAAT GTGCAAGCATCTCTGTTGCCGGGAAGGGCTTGAGAAACCGCCAAAGATGAACAGAAAGCACTCTAATGGAGGGGCTGACCGCTCGAACCGACTCAATCAATTGACCTTATCTGCAAGTATCACCAAACACAATACGCAGATAGGTAATCCCGGTAAAAGACGGACTCGGAAGGATAGTATGACTGACAGTGAGTCACAAGAAATGCTACAAAAGCCCTCACAAGAACCAAACCTAGGTTTGAGTGATACTGCTTCCAAAGACCTAATATGTCCTGATGTTAACACTAAGGACTCATCGAGCGACTATGGAGATGACAGCTTCAGTGATTTACCTTCACCGTCTGATTTGCTCATTGGCCGCACCACTAGATTGACAGACCGACGTGCTCAGACTACCAGCAAAGAGACCTACTTAAATAAGAATGTCAGAACAAAAGACGATTGGATCTACACAGATGAGCCGTGGCTTACGCTACCATCCTCGCTTCCTAACTCGCTTGTGCAAGGCAAAGATGCAACCTCTACCACAGCCGCAGAGACATCCAGGGGATCTGTGCTCGAACCAAAGGCATGCAGTTCGAATGGTAGCCAAGGGGCCAAAAATGACAACCAAGCCACTACTGAGACGAACGAGGTTGAATACATTGGGAGAAAACGAAGGCgctctttggcttctgggGACAAAGCCCACGACAAGAGAGTCACAAAAAGACACATAGATGACCAAGCCGCTGAGGCTTGTGCAAGTCTAAGGCAATACCACAGTACTGACACATTGAGTGGCTACCATCAGAATCCTCAGCCTTATGAACCCGCTGATTTACCTGCCATCTGGGATGATATCGATTCAACCCTGCTGGACGAGTTCAAGGACATCGTTAACTTTTTCTAG